One Triplophysa dalaica isolate WHDGS20190420 chromosome 1, ASM1584641v1, whole genome shotgun sequence DNA segment encodes these proteins:
- the kirrel1a gene encoding kin of IRRE-like protein 1a isoform X1 has translation MQGLLLLLSLALSFHRVRMARFSQEPADQSVVLGQRVVLSCVVFNYSGIVQWTKDGLALGIGEDLRAWPRYRVLRLVDVGQYNLEISPAELSDDSLYECQATEAALRSRRAKLTVLIPPDDPVIEGFPEVLLTAGVPYNMSCVSRGAKPASVIEWQKEGLPIEGAFSTTELLPDRKRVTTRSFLAILPIDTDTGKNFTCVANNLAVPMGKRATITLNVHHPPVVTLSIEPRSVLEGERVTFTCQATANPPIMGYKWAKGGVVIQGARESVFVTKADHSFFTEPVSCQVFNAVGSTNVSILVDVHFGPILVVEPKPVTVDMDSDVTLNCKWAGNPPLTLTWTKKGSSMVLSNNNQLYLKSVSQADAGQYVCKAIVPRIGVGETEVTLTVNGPPIISSEPVQYAVRGERGEVKCYIASTPPPDKIVWAWKENVWEKEKGTLSERYTVEQSRLTTQGGAVLSTLTINSIMESDFQSTYNCTAWNSFGPGTMIIMLEETEIVPVGIIAGGTVGCSILLLLCLLALVLFLYRQRKGSRRGVTLGKPDIKVETINKETHSLEEDSGSVSTATRMVKAMYSFLPSVTLSPSSQPFKDDIDLKQELRSDTLDTRQDYELKDPTNGYYNVRASTHDEGRPASRSMHYSDYRTSTQPGGAAVVSGSTGAPTAGPGTPSTLAPGSRVGCYDPRPPSRLSHNSYAQFNTFTRPGQSQQPPSSSGPQTSDFPADCSLLDSTPQLGYDNYGYPSHYPTFRMGFAPTSLAPLEGGSAYEMYGVGPSVGAGSGSGTPETGLGKYGSSTRFSYTSQHSDYSHRHTQRMQTHV, from the exons tgcGGATGGCACGGTTCTCTCAGGAGCCTGCAGACCAGTCGGTGGTTTTGGGCCAGAGGGTGGTCCTGTCCTGTGTGGTCTTCAACTATTCGGGCATTGTGCAGTGGACCAAAGATGGACTTGCCTTAGGCATCGGAGAAGACCTCCGGG CCTGGCCGAGGTATCGCGTGTTAAGGCTGGTGGATGTTGGGCAGTATAATTTGGAGATCTCCCCTGCAGAACTCTCAGATGACTCTCTCTATGAATGCCAGGCAACGGAGGCAGCGCTGCGCTCCAGACGTGCCAAACTTACTGTTCTTA TTCCTCCCGATGATCCAGTGATTGAGGGCTTCCCAGAGGTCCTCCTCACAGCAGGGGTCCCTTACAACATGAGCTGTGTGTCCCGTGGAGCCAAACCTGCCTCAGTCATTGAGTGGCAGAAAGAGGGGCTGCCAATAGAAGGGGCCTTCAGCACCACG GAGCTGCTCCCAGACAGGAAACGAGTTACCACACGAAGCTTCCTGGCTATTCTTCCAATAGACACAGACACAGGGAAGAACTTTACCTGTGTGGCCAATAACCTGGCTGTGCCAATGGGCAAACGGGCCACTATCACCCTCAACGTACACC ACCCACCAGTGGTGACATTATCAATTGAGCCTCGCTCTGTACTAGAGGGAGAAAGAGTGACCTTCACATGCCAAGCTACAGCAAACCCACCTATAATGGGCTACAA GTGGGCAAAGGGAGGTGTGGTCATACAGGGTGCAAGAGAGAGTGTATTTGTCACTAAAGCTGACCACTCGTTCTTCACCGAGCCTGTGTCCTGCCAAGTGTTTAATGCTGTGGGCAGCACCAACGTCAGTATACTAGTCGATGTCCACT TTGGTCCTATCCTGGTGGTAGAGCCCAAACCAGTAACAGTGGATATGGATTCAGATGTCACTCTTAACTGCAAGTGGGCAGGAAATCCTCCGCTCACACTCACCTGGACTAAAAAGGGTTCAAGCATG GTATTGAGTAATAATAACCAGCTTTATCTGAAGTCAGTAAGTCAAGCAGATGCTGGTCAGTATGTTTGTAAGGCCATTGTGCCCAGGATCGGAGTGGGCGAGACAGAGGTCACACTCACTGTCAATG GACCACCCATTATCTCAAGTGAACCAGTCCAGTATGCAGTTCGAGGCGAAAGGGGAGAAGTCAAGTGTTATATTGCCAGCACCCCTCCACCAGACAAAATT GTATGGGCGTGGAAAGAGAATGTGTGGGAAAAAGAGAAGGGGACCCTGTCAGAACGATACACAGTGGAGCAAAGCAGACTGACCACCCAGGGTGGAGCTGTTCTGTCCACCCTAACCATCAACAGCATCATGGAGTCAGACTTCCAGTCTACATACAACTGCACAGCATGGAATTCATTTGGACCTGGGACCATGATCATCATGCTGGAAGAGACTG aaaTAGTGCCAGTCGGGATCATTGCAGGCGGCACTGTAGGCTGTTCTATTCTGCTTCTTCTGTGTTTACTAGCATTAGTGCTGTTCTTATACAGGCAACGCAAAGGAA GTCGTCGAGGGGTCACGCTCGGCAAGCCAGATATCAAGGTAGAGACCATAAACAAAGAAACCCACAGCCTGGAGGAAGACTCGGGGAGCGTCTCCACGGCAACACGCATGGTTAAAGCCATGTACTCA TTTTTACCTTCTGTGACCCTTTCTCCTTCCTCCCAGCCTTTTAAAGATGACATAGACCTCAAACAGGAGCTGCGCAGCGACACGCTGGACACTCGTCAGGACTATGAGCTCAAG GACCCAACAAACGGCTACTACAATGTGCGAGCATCAACCCATGATGAGGGACGTCCAGCCTCCCGATCCATGCACTACTCTGACTATCGCACCTCCACCCAGCCTGGAGGCGCTGCAGTCGTAAGTGGTAGCACAGGAGCTCCTACTGCAGGTCCAGGAACACCGAGCACCTTGGCCCCAGGGTCACGAGTGGGCTGCTATGATCCTCGTCCTCCCTCCAGACTCTCGCATAACAGCTACGCCCAGTTTAACACTTTCACCCGCCCTGGGCAATCTCAGCAGCCCCCATCCAGTTCTGGCCCACAGACGAGCGACTTTCCAGCTGACTGCAGCCTCTTGGACTCTACCCCTCAGCTAGGATACGATAATTACGGCTACCCGTCACACTATCCAACGTTTAGGATGGGTTTTGCTCCAACCAGCCTCGCCCCATTGGAAGGTGGGTCAGCGTACGAGATGTACGGGGTGGGGCCGAGCGTCGGCGCTGGAAGCGGTTCCGGAACCCCAGAGACGGGACTCGGGAAATACGGAAGTTCCACACGGTTCTCCTACACTTCCCAGCATTCCGATTATTCCCACCGACACACACAAAGGATGCAAACGCACGTGTAA
- the kirrel1a gene encoding kin of IRRE-like protein 1a isoform X2, translating to MQGLLLLLSLALSFHRVRMARFSQEPADQSVVLGQRVVLSCVVFNYSGIVQWTKDGLALGIGEDLRAWPRYRVLRLVDVGQYNLEISPAELSDDSLYECQATEAALRSRRAKLTVLIPPDDPVIEGFPEVLLTAGVPYNMSCVSRGAKPASVIEWQKEGLPIEGAFSTTELLPDRKRVTTRSFLAILPIDTDTGKNFTCVANNLAVPMGKRATITLNVHHPPVVTLSIEPRSVLEGERVTFTCQATANPPIMGYKWAKGGVVIQGARESVFVTKADHSFFTEPVSCQVFNAVGSTNVSILVDVHFGPILVVEPKPVTVDMDSDVTLNCKWAGNPPLTLTWTKKGSSMVLSNNNQLYLKSVSQADAGQYVCKAIVPRIGVGETEVTLTVNGPPIISSEPVQYAVRGERGEVKCYIASTPPPDKIVWAWKENVWEKEKGTLSERYTVEQSRLTTQGGAVLSTLTINSIMESDFQSTYNCTAWNSFGPGTMIIMLEETEIVPVGIIAGGTVGCSILLLLCLLALVLFLYRQRKGSRRGVTLGKPDIKVETINKETHSLEEDSGSVSTATRMVKAMYSPFKDDIDLKQELRSDTLDTRQDYELKDPTNGYYNVRASTHDEGRPASRSMHYSDYRTSTQPGGAAVVSGSTGAPTAGPGTPSTLAPGSRVGCYDPRPPSRLSHNSYAQFNTFTRPGQSQQPPSSSGPQTSDFPADCSLLDSTPQLGYDNYGYPSHYPTFRMGFAPTSLAPLEGGSAYEMYGVGPSVGAGSGSGTPETGLGKYGSSTRFSYTSQHSDYSHRHTQRMQTHV from the exons tgcGGATGGCACGGTTCTCTCAGGAGCCTGCAGACCAGTCGGTGGTTTTGGGCCAGAGGGTGGTCCTGTCCTGTGTGGTCTTCAACTATTCGGGCATTGTGCAGTGGACCAAAGATGGACTTGCCTTAGGCATCGGAGAAGACCTCCGGG CCTGGCCGAGGTATCGCGTGTTAAGGCTGGTGGATGTTGGGCAGTATAATTTGGAGATCTCCCCTGCAGAACTCTCAGATGACTCTCTCTATGAATGCCAGGCAACGGAGGCAGCGCTGCGCTCCAGACGTGCCAAACTTACTGTTCTTA TTCCTCCCGATGATCCAGTGATTGAGGGCTTCCCAGAGGTCCTCCTCACAGCAGGGGTCCCTTACAACATGAGCTGTGTGTCCCGTGGAGCCAAACCTGCCTCAGTCATTGAGTGGCAGAAAGAGGGGCTGCCAATAGAAGGGGCCTTCAGCACCACG GAGCTGCTCCCAGACAGGAAACGAGTTACCACACGAAGCTTCCTGGCTATTCTTCCAATAGACACAGACACAGGGAAGAACTTTACCTGTGTGGCCAATAACCTGGCTGTGCCAATGGGCAAACGGGCCACTATCACCCTCAACGTACACC ACCCACCAGTGGTGACATTATCAATTGAGCCTCGCTCTGTACTAGAGGGAGAAAGAGTGACCTTCACATGCCAAGCTACAGCAAACCCACCTATAATGGGCTACAA GTGGGCAAAGGGAGGTGTGGTCATACAGGGTGCAAGAGAGAGTGTATTTGTCACTAAAGCTGACCACTCGTTCTTCACCGAGCCTGTGTCCTGCCAAGTGTTTAATGCTGTGGGCAGCACCAACGTCAGTATACTAGTCGATGTCCACT TTGGTCCTATCCTGGTGGTAGAGCCCAAACCAGTAACAGTGGATATGGATTCAGATGTCACTCTTAACTGCAAGTGGGCAGGAAATCCTCCGCTCACACTCACCTGGACTAAAAAGGGTTCAAGCATG GTATTGAGTAATAATAACCAGCTTTATCTGAAGTCAGTAAGTCAAGCAGATGCTGGTCAGTATGTTTGTAAGGCCATTGTGCCCAGGATCGGAGTGGGCGAGACAGAGGTCACACTCACTGTCAATG GACCACCCATTATCTCAAGTGAACCAGTCCAGTATGCAGTTCGAGGCGAAAGGGGAGAAGTCAAGTGTTATATTGCCAGCACCCCTCCACCAGACAAAATT GTATGGGCGTGGAAAGAGAATGTGTGGGAAAAAGAGAAGGGGACCCTGTCAGAACGATACACAGTGGAGCAAAGCAGACTGACCACCCAGGGTGGAGCTGTTCTGTCCACCCTAACCATCAACAGCATCATGGAGTCAGACTTCCAGTCTACATACAACTGCACAGCATGGAATTCATTTGGACCTGGGACCATGATCATCATGCTGGAAGAGACTG aaaTAGTGCCAGTCGGGATCATTGCAGGCGGCACTGTAGGCTGTTCTATTCTGCTTCTTCTGTGTTTACTAGCATTAGTGCTGTTCTTATACAGGCAACGCAAAGGAA GTCGTCGAGGGGTCACGCTCGGCAAGCCAGATATCAAGGTAGAGACCATAAACAAAGAAACCCACAGCCTGGAGGAAGACTCGGGGAGCGTCTCCACGGCAACACGCATGGTTAAAGCCATGTACTCA CCTTTTAAAGATGACATAGACCTCAAACAGGAGCTGCGCAGCGACACGCTGGACACTCGTCAGGACTATGAGCTCAAG GACCCAACAAACGGCTACTACAATGTGCGAGCATCAACCCATGATGAGGGACGTCCAGCCTCCCGATCCATGCACTACTCTGACTATCGCACCTCCACCCAGCCTGGAGGCGCTGCAGTCGTAAGTGGTAGCACAGGAGCTCCTACTGCAGGTCCAGGAACACCGAGCACCTTGGCCCCAGGGTCACGAGTGGGCTGCTATGATCCTCGTCCTCCCTCCAGACTCTCGCATAACAGCTACGCCCAGTTTAACACTTTCACCCGCCCTGGGCAATCTCAGCAGCCCCCATCCAGTTCTGGCCCACAGACGAGCGACTTTCCAGCTGACTGCAGCCTCTTGGACTCTACCCCTCAGCTAGGATACGATAATTACGGCTACCCGTCACACTATCCAACGTTTAGGATGGGTTTTGCTCCAACCAGCCTCGCCCCATTGGAAGGTGGGTCAGCGTACGAGATGTACGGGGTGGGGCCGAGCGTCGGCGCTGGAAGCGGTTCCGGAACCCCAGAGACGGGACTCGGGAAATACGGAAGTTCCACACGGTTCTCCTACACTTCCCAGCATTCCGATTATTCCCACCGACACACACAAAGGATGCAAACGCACGTGTAA